The Sulfurimonas sp. genome includes the window TCTCGTAATTTAGACTCTATAGCTAAAGAAATTGAAGGTTTGGTAAAAAAAGGTTACTATGATTTTTCTTTTGTTTCACAAGATAGTTCTTCATATCTTCGTGATCAAAATATTAAAGATGGACTAAGCCTTCTTATACAAAGGGTAGAGCTTATAGATGAAGTCAAAAGTGCAAGAATTTTATATCTTTATCCTTCTACAACTACAATCTTACTTCTTAAAAACATAGCAAAAAGTAAAATATTTCATAACTATTTTGATATGCCTATTCAACATATTAATGATGAAATGCTTAGTATGATGAAAAGAGGTTTTGGCAAAGATAAAACTACTCAACTTTTAGACTTTATGAGAAGTCTTCCCAACTCTTTTGTTCGTACAAGTTTTATAGTAGGACATCCAAATGAAACAGAAGAAATGTTTGAAGAGATGTGTGAATTTGCATCTTCATTTGGCTTCGACCGTATTAATGTTTTTTCATACTCTGATGAAGAAACTACTCCTGCTTTTGATATGAGTAAAAAGATATCTAATGAGCTTATAGCATCTCGCGCTCAAAAACTTGGTGATATTGCATCTGAGGCTACAAAGAAATCACTTCAAAATGAAATTGGTAGAAAAATCGAACTTATTATTAATGGTGAGAGCGACGAGCATGAATATCTGCTAAGTGCAAGAGAGAGCATCTGGGCACCTGAAATTGATGGTGAAATTTATGTAAACGATAGAGTAAAAGATGAAGATTTAGAGTTT containing:
- the rimO gene encoding 30S ribosomal protein S12 methylthiotransferase RimO, whose translation is MANKLHIVSLGCTKNLVDTEVMMGKLQNFELTDAQDEADVIIVNTCGFIDAAKEESINTVLSLHDTRKEDSVLVMAGCLSERYKEDLANQMPEVDIFTGVGDYDRIDELLQEKKSRFSDKVFLIDGSERVVTGSSYHAYIKLSEGCNQACSFCAIPSFKGKLNSRNLDSIAKEIEGLVKKGYYDFSFVSQDSSSYLRDQNIKDGLSLLIQRVELIDEVKSARILYLYPSTTTILLLKNIAKSKIFHNYFDMPIQHINDEMLSMMKRGFGKDKTTQLLDFMRSLPNSFVRTSFIVGHPNETEEMFEEMCEFASSFGFDRINVFSYSDEETTPAFDMSKKISNELIASRAQKLGDIASEATKKSLQNEIGRKIELIINGESDEHEYLLSARESIWAPEIDGEIYVNDRVKDEDLEFGKIYKAKVTELVGDILTATVDNA